Proteins encoded together in one Microbacterium sp. ABRD28 window:
- a CDS encoding ABC transporter permease, giving the protein MSTSTLPTAPSTAQSVWLVAEREIGSKLRSKAFVISTAILILGALALVIWGGFTAGNSSGTPVAVTSNASQYVEGVEGLEVTDVSDRAQAEDLVASGDVDAAVVGDSSSPLGFVIIADSSPPTDLMLTLAQVPPVELLNPDETNPLLRYFVALGFGIVFLLAASLFGGTIAQSVVEEKQTRVVELLISAVPTRALLAGKVIGNTVLAVGQILVLAAVAVVGLTVTDQTALLQGLGAPIAWFAVFFLFGFVLLAALFAAAAAMVSRQEDIGSTTTPLTMLIMAPYFLVIFFNDNSLVLTIMSYVPFSAPVGMPMRLFLGEAQWWEPLVSLAILAATCVGAILVGAKIYENSLLRMGARVKLREALAA; this is encoded by the coding sequence GTGAGCACGTCCACCCTGCCCACCGCACCCAGCACCGCGCAGAGCGTGTGGCTGGTCGCCGAGCGCGAGATCGGGTCGAAGCTGCGCAGCAAGGCCTTCGTCATCTCCACCGCGATCCTCATCCTCGGCGCGCTCGCCCTGGTGATCTGGGGCGGCTTCACCGCCGGGAACTCGTCGGGCACGCCCGTCGCGGTCACCAGCAACGCGTCGCAGTACGTCGAGGGCGTCGAGGGGCTCGAGGTCACCGACGTGAGCGACCGCGCCCAGGCCGAGGATCTCGTCGCCTCGGGTGACGTCGACGCCGCGGTCGTGGGCGACTCGTCGTCGCCGCTCGGCTTCGTCATCATCGCCGACTCGAGTCCGCCCACCGACCTCATGCTCACCCTGGCGCAGGTGCCGCCCGTGGAGCTGTTGAACCCGGATGAGACCAACCCCCTCCTGCGCTACTTCGTCGCCCTCGGGTTCGGCATCGTGTTCCTCCTCGCCGCGTCGCTCTTCGGCGGCACCATCGCGCAGAGCGTCGTCGAGGAGAAGCAGACCCGCGTGGTCGAACTGCTGATCTCGGCCGTGCCGACACGCGCCCTTCTGGCCGGGAAGGTCATCGGCAACACGGTCCTCGCGGTGGGGCAGATCCTGGTGCTCGCCGCCGTCGCCGTCGTGGGACTCACCGTCACCGACCAGACCGCGTTGCTGCAGGGCCTCGGGGCGCCGATCGCCTGGTTCGCCGTGTTCTTCCTCTTCGGTTTCGTGCTGCTGGCCGCACTGTTCGCCGCGGCGGCGGCGATGGTGTCGCGGCAGGAGGACATCGGGTCGACCACGACGCCGTTGACCATGCTGATCATGGCGCCGTACTTCCTGGTCATCTTCTTCAACGACAACTCGCTGGTGCTGACGATCATGTCCTACGTGCCGTTCTCGGCACCCGTGGGCATGCCGATGCGACTCTTCCTCGGCGAGGCGCAGTGGTGGGAGCCGCTGGTGTCGCTCGCGATCCTCGCCGCGACCTGCGTCGGCGCGATCCTCGTCGGCGCGAAGATCTACGAGAACTCGCTCTTGCGCATGGGGGCACGCGTCAAGCTGCGGGAGGCGCTGGCCGCCTGA